A window of Streptomyces puniciscabiei genomic DNA:
CCCCGGCGCCGAGGAGTGGTCGACGCAGTCCTGCCGGACCGGCACGTTCAAGGTCCTTGCCGCCTACCGCGGCACCACCTCCCATGCCAAGTGCGAAGGCTGGCCGCACTACAACTACTGGCGCTCCATGAAGGTCGCCGGCAACTCGGCCCTCGACGTGATGCTGTGCCTGTCCATGAACTACCCGGACGACGCCGGCTACGCGGTCCGGAACGAGTGCCTGGTCAAGTCAGGCAACACCTTCACCAACGTGGGTGACTGCGGGAAATCCAACGTCTACGTCACCGGACGCACCAGCACCTACAGCGACGCCTCGTTCTGCGGCAGCGACGGCTACACCACGTGGCCCTCCACCGACTACCCCGCCTTCGCCTACACCGTGTGCTGGCGCTGGCGCTGACCCCCGGGCCCAGGCAGGCACCAGCCCCCGCAGCACCTCATCGCGCCCTATTTGTCACACATCGTTCAGGAGTCGCCATGGCGTACCGCTACTGGTGCGGCGAATGCAGCTTCAAGTCGTCCTGGGGAACCGAGTCCCAGGGCGAGAAGGAACAGCTCGAGCACTACCGGGTCCACCACCCCGGGCTCGTTCCCGGCGGGCAGATCGAGACCAACCGCAAAAACCCCGAGGGCGGAGGAAGCTGCCTCGCGATCATCGCCATCGCGGTCCTTCTCGTGTTCCTCGCCGCTTCGTGCCACCACTGAAACCCGTCCCAGGAGCTCGAGTTGTCCTCTTCGCAACCGCCCCACGGGCCGGCCGACCGACCTCGCCCCACCTGGCAGGACCCGCAGCCGCCCCACGGGTCCGCCGGCCGGCCCCGCCCCACGTGGCAGCACACCCCCCGAGCCACCCCGCCTCCACTGGGCCGCCCCGCCCCCTCCGGTGCCCCGCCCCTTCCGCCGCCGCCCCGTGCTTCCCAGCCGCCGACGGCGCCTCCCCCGCCCCCTGCTTCCCCGCCGCCCACGGCGCCTCCCCCGCCCCGGCCGCCGCAGCCACCCGCGGGACCTTCGCTGCCGGCCCGGCCCCACGCGGCAGGAACGCCGACCGGTTCACCGCGAGCGGTCGCCCGGTGGTTCCGGCACACGCGTGCCCGGTCCCTCACGGCCGCGGGCGTCGCCCTGGCCGTACTGGCGAGCCTGCTGTACGTGCTGTGGCCGAGCACGTCGAACGGGTCGGGCGGTCCCGGGGACGCCAAGCACGAGGCATCGGCGCCCCGCGTGTCACCGGCCCGGCAGGGCGCGTCGGCGGCGCAGGCACTGAGCGCCCTGCCGGCGGTGGACCTGTCGATGGTCTACGCACTGACCGAGCACGCGCCCATGACCCGGGCGAACCTGACGGTCAACAGCGCAGGGCAGGCGTCGGGAACCCTCAGCGAACCGGTGACCGGGAAGTCCACCCTCGCATGGTCCGGCGACCAGCTCTACCTGAAGGGCGACTCGGCCTTCTGGGCGAAGCAGAATCCCCAGTTCGGCCACGACCTGACCAGCACCGGTCACTGGGTCGCGCCGCAGAAGCGCTCCGGTTACTACATGCTCGACAGCTTCGGGGTGAACGTCGGCTCGCTGACGCCGGCCTCACTCGCCGCGCTGGTCCGGAAGGTCACCTCCGACCCCGAGGCGGTGCGACAGGACGGCGCGACGTTCCAGGGCCGTAAGGCGGTCGCGTACACCTCGCAGGGCTGGACGGTCGTCCTCGCCGCGGATTCTCCCTACCCGGTCCTTGCCATCGGCGGGGATCCCGGCCACGACGGCCCCGTCAAGTCCGCCGTCTGGCACTCCGCCCAGCGCACCGGGCAGGCCGCGGAACCGGCGGACTACCGTACGAACGCCGTGCCGGCCGATGACAGTGACTTCAGCAGCTACCTCGTGCTGGAGCCGAAGCCGGCCACCACCAAGCAGGCCGCTGTAGCCCGGACCGCCACTGCCTCGGCTGTGGCGACCGCCGTCCCGCCCGCCACGTCGGCCGAGGCGGTCTCCAAGACCATGGGGCCGGCCTTCACCATCACCAGCAACGACGCTTACCTGTGCACGACCGACCCGTGCTCGTACTCCTACACGGTCACCAACAGCGGCGACCAGGCGGGCGCGGCCACGCTCTTTCTGTCCCTGCCGAGGGTGCCCGACCAGCCCCACCCGCTGGGCACACTGCAGCCCAAGCGGTCCAAGACGGTCAGCGGCACCCGCCCCAACATCGCGTGGGGCACCGGACGGACCGTGAACCACACCGACTACGCCTGGGTGTACTCGACCGCCGAGTACGGCCCCGACCCCAAGGTGGGCAGCCGACTTCACGCCCGCAACCTGCGACCGAGCGACCTCTCATTCAGCACCCCTTTGCAGCCCACCGTGGCAGGGCTGCTCGACGCGATGACCAAGGACCGGCCGACCAGCGACACCGAGGCGGGCAGCAAGGCGACCGACGCGATCGAAAAGGCCAACGACCAAGGAGAGCTGCCCGACCTGGGGGAGATCGTCGACTCCGGCCGACTGGGCAACCCGCAGGACCTGCGCGAGATCCTCCCCACCACCGACAAGGTCGACAACCAGCGCGTGCTCCAGCAGATCGCGCTGCTGCTCCAGACCGACCCTCACGCGCACGTCACCTGGACCACGCCGTCCACGGCCGGTGGTACGACACCCCCGGCGGACTACCTCTACACCACCACCGAGCAGGGTCAGCAGGTCCAACGTGCCGTCAAGGCGGAAACGGTACGGAGCCCGGCAGAACTCGGGACGCAGGCACGCCTCGGCGCCGCGCAACTCAATGGCGCACCCCTGGACTCCGGCTCGGCCAACGGCCAGAAGGTGCGGTCCGGTTACGAACGGGTGCTACGGCTCGACCTCGAACCGTTCGTGGGCCCGCTACTGGACCTGGCCACCACGCAGGACCTGGAGCACTCCCTTTCCACGGGCCAGCAGTTCCAGCAACTGCGGGACAGCCTCTGCGAGCCGAACAGCGGTGGCCCCCGCATCGATCGCCTCGTCATCGTCAACGCCGCCGGCACCCATCAGTGGACATCCCCGCGCCAGGTCGGCGCGAGTTGCGGTTCCGGCGGGACCTCGGCATCGCCGGACCCATCGAGCAGTAGCGGGCCGGACAGCAAGCCGACCTGCCTGACGCAGACCTTTCCGCCCGGTACTGTCGAGCGCAACGGGCCGGGCTGGATCAACTACGCCCCTCTCGGGCCACACAACCGGGCCACGGCGGCCACTGCGTGCTTGAAGCTTCCGGTCGGCGGCGACGGGACAGCACCTTCCACTAACAACATCGCCGGCTTGGAGGAGGCCCAGAAACGCGCGGCTGCGCTGTTCCCCCGGGCGCGCGGGAGACTGGTCGACCGCTGTCACCTGATCCCCAGGATGTTTAACGGCCGCGGTGTGCAACGCAACATCGCGCCGTGTTGGAGGACGCCAGTGAACGTCGGTGAGATGACGGACATCGCCAATGCAGTAAACGCTTACCTCAACAAGGGAGGAACCGCGCTGCTGACGGTGGCCTGCAGGTACAACGACAGCGCGGCAGAGATCCCGTACGAGTTCATCTTCAGAGCCACCGCATGGGACTCCGACGGAAACCAGCACTCGCTCCCGCTACCCCACGGTGGCACAGTCCAGAATGTCAAGAGCGGGAAGAACCTCAGGCCCTGACAGATGGTGTACCAGTGATGCGGGATGACATTGCCGCGTTCGCGCGGATCACCGGAGCAGTGCCCAGGACGGCGGGGCCAGTCCTGCCATGGGGCAACACCCGGACCTTGTTCGGCATCGACCTGCCCGCCGACTACCGGGCGTTCGTTGACGCATACGGGCCCGGAACGGTGGGCAGCCGACTCACGCCGCTGATCCCACTGCCCCCGTACGGCGCCGGGATCGCCGCCCTGAGACCCGTCCTGGACGCCGCTGCCGAGATCGGCACCCTGCTGCGCGGCCTTCGAGAGAAGTACCCGGAGGCGTTCCCGTACTTCTTCTACCCCGAGGCCGGGGGTCTCCTTGCCTGGGGCGACGGCGACGGAGGGAAACAGTGCTTCTGGCTGACAGAGGACGCGGATCCGGACGCCTGGCCGGTCGTGGTGTGGGACAAGGCGAACTGGCGCCGTTACGACATGGGCATGGTCGCCCTGCTGAACCGCGCCCTCGGCCGGCAGGACGCGTTCCTCGACGAACTCGTCGGGCCCAGGCCCGGGGAGCCGCTGTGGAGCCCCGAACTCTGAGCCGTTCGCCGTGTCTCCCGGGGCTCGTACCTAAAGTGGGAAGCAGCGGCCTGGGAGGGGGATGACATCGGTTCACAGAGTCGCGGACTGGCGGACCTACAGGCTTCCGGACTCCGGGCGGGGGCTACGACCTATCCGGCGGATCTTGTGGCTTCGAGTGAGCGGTTCGTTGCGGTTCACCCGTTGGCTGCGCTGCCAGCTCCGTTCGCTAAGGTCTGCGGCCATGACCGAGAGCCAGACCGAAGCTTGGCCGGAACCTCCCCTCGCCGGCACCGAGGTCGCAGCGATCCTCGGCGCCGTCGAGCGTCAGCGGGCTACCCTTGCCTGGAAGTGCTCCGGCCTGGACGCCGCCGGTCTTCGCGCCACGCTCGGCACGTCCGCCATCACTTTGGGCGGCCTCCTCAAGCACCTGGCGCACGTAGAAGACAGTCACTTCGCCCGGTTGTGGCTCGGCTCCCCCGATGGTGCTCCCTGGGACACCGTCGACTGGGACAGCAATCCCGGCTGGGACTACCGCTCCGCCGCCGAGGACACCCCCGAGCAGCTGCGCGTTCTCTGGCAGGAATCGGTCGCCCGTTCACGTGCCATCGTCGACGAGGCGCTCAGTACGGGCGGGCTGGACCAACTCGGCGCCTACACCACCCGTAGCGGCGAACGCCTTAACCTCCGCCGCATCCTCCTGGACCTCATCGAGGAGTACGCCCGCCACGTCGGTCACGCCGACCTCATTCGTGAATCCGTCGACGGGCTCACGGGCGAGGACCCACCGAGGTGAACTGAAGTACGTCGTGGCGGGATGGTCGTCTTCATCATGCTCACCGCTGATAAGGGCATGTTCCGGCCGAGTGATCACGCCGGAGCCATAAACGGATGGCGGCGGTGGTCACGGTGCCGTAGGGAAGACGTAGGCCCTCTTGTCGTAGCGGGTGACGACGGCCCGGGAGTTCTTGAGCCGGTTGATCGTCCACACAAGACCGGCTCACCGGGCAACCGCCCTGTGAGCGCCAGCTGGCGCCCGTCCGGCACCGCCGGTCTGCTGCGATCGTGTCGGCTGTCGGTGAAGGCGCCGATGCCCGGATACGGCTGCTGCTGGAGCGTTTCTGCGGAGGGGCGGACACCGAGGCGGTGTTCTTGCTGCGCGAACGTCCACAGCCGCCGCCACCGGGCGGTCGCTGAGCGGGCGGTCGGGTTCAGAGCCGGATGATGATCAGAGCGATGTCG
This region includes:
- a CDS encoding DNA/RNA non-specific endonuclease, translated to MLWPSTSNGSGGPGDAKHEASAPRVSPARQGASAAQALSALPAVDLSMVYALTEHAPMTRANLTVNSAGQASGTLSEPVTGKSTLAWSGDQLYLKGDSAFWAKQNPQFGHDLTSTGHWVAPQKRSGYYMLDSFGVNVGSLTPASLAALVRKVTSDPEAVRQDGATFQGRKAVAYTSQGWTVVLAADSPYPVLAIGGDPGHDGPVKSAVWHSAQRTGQAAEPADYRTNAVPADDSDFSSYLVLEPKPATTKQAAVARTATASAVATAVPPATSAEAVSKTMGPAFTITSNDAYLCTTDPCSYSYTVTNSGDQAGAATLFLSLPRVPDQPHPLGTLQPKRSKTVSGTRPNIAWGTGRTVNHTDYAWVYSTAEYGPDPKVGSRLHARNLRPSDLSFSTPLQPTVAGLLDAMTKDRPTSDTEAGSKATDAIEKANDQGELPDLGEIVDSGRLGNPQDLREILPTTDKVDNQRVLQQIALLLQTDPHAHVTWTTPSTAGGTTPPADYLYTTTEQGQQVQRAVKAETVRSPAELGTQARLGAAQLNGAPLDSGSANGQKVRSGYERVLRLDLEPFVGPLLDLATTQDLEHSLSTGQQFQQLRDSLCEPNSGGPRIDRLVIVNAAGTHQWTSPRQVGASCGSGGTSASPDPSSSSGPDSKPTCLTQTFPPGTVERNGPGWINYAPLGPHNRATAATACLKLPVGGDGTAPSTNNIAGLEEAQKRAAALFPRARGRLVDRCHLIPRMFNGRGVQRNIAPCWRTPVNVGEMTDIANAVNAYLNKGGTALLTVACRYNDSAAEIPYEFIFRATAWDSDGNQHSLPLPHGGTVQNVKSGKNLRP
- a CDS encoding DinB family protein, with product MTESQTEAWPEPPLAGTEVAAILGAVERQRATLAWKCSGLDAAGLRATLGTSAITLGGLLKHLAHVEDSHFARLWLGSPDGAPWDTVDWDSNPGWDYRSAAEDTPEQLRVLWQESVARSRAIVDEALSTGGLDQLGAYTTRSGERLNLRRILLDLIEEYARHVGHADLIRESVDGLTGEDPPR